CGTCGTATATAAACCTTTCAATAGGATCTCCTTTAGAGTATCTTATTGGAAAATCTAAGGTAATATGTTTAAAAATGTACTTATTTTTTAAAGAAAGAAGATATTTTAGGAAAGCTTTCCCTGAGCCTTCATACCCATGAATAGTAGTTATCAAAATTATTTTGTCCCAACTTCTTGTTATATATTCTAATGTTTCTAAACCTAATGCTGCAGCCTCATCTACAACAATTAAATAGCCATTGAAGTCTTTCGCTAAGTCTGGGGCAAGCCATCTAACTATAACTTCTCCGGCAGATATCCTCATTATTTTTCCATCCCTCGATTTAGTTACAGTATGTCTAATATTTAGACTATTTAATCCTAGTAGTAAAAACTTGAAAATTTCAGAAGAAGAATAATAAGAAGGAGAAGTTATAATAATAATTGTAGGTTCTTTTAGTCTCTCTTTTATTACATAAGCAAGAAAGAGACCAATAACGGCACTTTTCCCTCTACCTCTTGGTGCAGTTAACGCTATAGTCCTTTTTTTATCATCATGAAATAGGAACGTCAATTCTTCTAAAGCCTTATTTTGATCTCCACTTACACATAACTTATGAAGTGTCAGAGGGACAGAAGAATTATCATAAATTTTTGGTTTTGGTCTCTTTAATTCATCAACTTTAGGTTCTTTAAAACTCTTTAGATTGCCATCTTTAATGTATAATATAGCTGGGTATGATTGAATTTTATTAAGAAACCTATCCTCAAAAAAATTATCTACAACTCCATCTCTGATTAAACTATTTTTATAGAGCTTGTTTTTATAAATATCATCACTATATATTGCTATTAAACCTCCTCCTTTTGCCATATCCACAAGACGAGAGATATAATTAGGTCTAAAATCATCAACAGAATCTAATATAACAATATCAAAAGTTTCTCCAAGGTATTTTTCGGAAGAGGAATAATCAATATCAACCATTGGTAATCCAATTTGTTTGAAAAAGTCTAATCTTTCTTTTGCCTTGTTTACCCAAGGGTGAAAAGCATATGCAATTTTTGGATTTTTGTTAACTTCAAGATATTGATTTAAAAAATTCAAAGTAGAATTAAGGAAATCTTTACCTTGAACAAAGAGTAAATGCCTATAATAAAAATCAATAGCTTTTTGAAACTCCTCTTTCATATTTTAATGTTTCCTCCTACCTCTTAATGCTAATGCTATCACTATTAAAATTATTATGATAACAACAACTATTATAGCTATCCAACTAATTGTGTATTTTGTGCCATTTACTTCTACTATAATACCTTGAGATAATAAGTTACTTAGGGCTGATGGTGAAACTTGTACAGTGAATTTATCATTTTGGACAAATGGGAATAATCCACCAGTCTGATTCCATAATAATGTTACAGCTAAAGAGTAGTTACCAGCTGAAATACCACTACTTACATCTACAACATAAGTTACATTTACTTCTTCTCCTGGTGCAATATCACCTAGATAGGCCTCTGAGGCAGTTAAAGCCATTAATGGGTTTGAGCTACTTACATATGGATAAATGACATCACTAGAACCTAATATTGCTTTCACATTTTTTGCAGTAGCATTTCCAACATTTTTAATAGTAATAGTTATGGGTACTTGGGATGCACCAGAAGTAAGGCTAGGATAATATACTCCAACAATTTCTAAGTTAGCCTTAGGATAAACCTCAATTTTTACTGATTTAACATACTTTCCTCCATCATAATTAACTGTAAAGTTGAAAT
The nucleotide sequence above comes from Sulfurisphaera javensis. Encoded proteins:
- a CDS encoding tRNA(Met) cytidine acetyltransferase TmcA, whose translation is MKEEFQKAIDFYYRHLLFVQGKDFLNSTLNFLNQYLEVNKNPKIAYAFHPWVNKAKERLDFFKQIGLPMVDIDYSSSEKYLGETFDIVILDSVDDFRPNYISRLVDMAKGGGLIAIYSDDIYKNKLYKNSLIRDGVVDNFFEDRFLNKIQSYPAILYIKDGNLKSFKEPKVDELKRPKPKIYDNSSVPLTLHKLCVSGDQNKALEELTFLFHDDKKRTIALTAPRGRGKSAVIGLFLAYVIKERLKEPTIIIITSPSYYSSSEIFKFLLLGLNSLNIRHTVTKSRDGKIMRISAGEVIVRWLAPDLAKDFNGYLIVVDEAAALGLETLEYITRSWDKIILITTIHGYEGSGKAFLKYLLSLKNKYIFKHITLDFPIRYSKGDPIERFIYDVMLLDAEPKTKKLEYKIEEIDRQVLFKNDGRLRQIYGILVSAHYRNSPDDLMLLGDLHFQRIFSLDDVAVSQVIYEGGLNEERINSILKGESNLGHLIPHRLIKYERIKEFGTLKGWRVIRIAVLPELQNKGLGSKLLSYIKEKAISEGLDWVGSSFVLDYRVLNFWVKNAFYPVYLATRKNEGLNGYSVIVIYPITEKAKEISQKLAYNLKRKILRTSHQVYFNVSPLTLAKLLDSLKIYKKVEEIEDTEIEKIKAYLEGILPYNSVADSVSILVEKYFWEMPLQLDIIEEATLVGRVLQGKSWSHIGYSLGKTPREVEEILRESINKLMKAFI